CCGCTGGTAGAGGTAATACATGCTGCCTGGTTTTTTCACAATGTTACAGGCAGCATGGTGGAGGTCCGCATCTCTTTTAGCCTCTTCTAAAACCTACAAAGAGAGAAGACAAATACGTGTACAGGAGTGGCAGCATGTCTTGATATCTGATCCCAACATAACTCTtgactctctttttttcttactgtcCCTTTTCAAAACAGCTGTTATTATACAGTAACATCAGGATGCAGTCATTGGTCAGATCTGAGCATTACCCAATGAGATTTTGCTTGCATCACGAGCGTGACCACTTTGGGACGTGGTCTCGTTTTAACAGATCACACGTATTCAAGAAACAAGAGTACTTGCCTTTCTCGCCTGCTCCTGTAGGTATCTGATCTGGTCAGCAATGACTGTCAGTTTGTTGCAAGCGTTGGCTTTAATGAAATCATCGCCCTGAAAAACAAAGTGAAGACATGCTCAGGACTGCATCAAGTGTTGCGGCTGTGTAGAACTCATTTAATGAATCCACACCTTCTGTACTTGTGCTGCCAGGGCCACCAGGTCCATGGGGTCTCCCACTCTGTTGGTCTGGTAGGCACTGACCAGATCCAGGCCGCTGGGGGCGCTGCTGGTCTCAACCAGAGtcactgcaacaacacaagcTTTATGATCACAACTCATGTACATGGAGCACCGCAGGGGACTACAACTATCACTGACATACAACAAATACCATGACATATGAACACATAATTATACATACATGACATGGTAATGGAACTCAGTGACTGTAATAATACACCTAACATGAAACTCTTCATATGGCAACTAAATGATTAAACAGATGCCCGCAGAGCAGTGCGGTGCTCGGGTAAACTGGATTCTACCGTTTCATTGTGTCTAAATGCAGATTACAGTCTTAACGTTAGCAGCCGCTGAGCAGCCAGGTTCAATGTCCCACACTGGTTTCAGACACCGCGCTGGGCTCCACTAAGACAAATACAAACTACATGAGCACGGACAGAGAGATAACGAGGAAACTTTCTGTTACCAGTGGTGGTTCTGCCGGGCCCGTCGGGGAGGCTGACCGTCCTGTCCATGTTCACTTCACAGACTCCTCTCTCACACATTAAACACGGTCTCTCTGTCCACCTGCTGGTTTTATAACAGGGGTGTAACCACGGAATACTTCACCAAAATACCGGAGGCTTCCCGGGGTCCTACAACGGCACTCCTGCTGTGTGcctgattttaaaataaaatattattttgctgGAGCTTGTTTATCATTACAAACGTATATACAAACCATGTATTTTTCACCCCCAATGTcattaaataattgtattattcAATTCTTCAACAGTCTTAGATCATATTCAgcattttattgtcattattactTGGATTTCTTTTCAGGCATGTCAGGAGCAGCCCAGCCACAGAGCATTTAAACCAGAGGAGATTTGTCACCGCTGACAAACCGTGAAACAGAAACGGCCTCACACGGCTAGACCATCGACTGGGCTGGACTGGACCAGTACTGGACCAGTACTGGACCGAGACTGTGTCGTCTGCTCAGTGATGGCTGTTTTCCTTGTGTAGTTGTTGCTTTTTCATTTGTGCAGGACAAACATAAGGGTGTTTACTTGTTTTATACAGTCCATGGTTTAATTAATATAGTCACGTGTCCTTTGCTGCCACATGAGAAAATACAAACGCTCAATTTTCCCTCAGtgaaaaaatgtgtaataatttTAACTATACTAATATAACAATATTTCATCATAGCAAAAACTTTATTACTATATTCAACTATTCTCCTAAAAGAGCACTCTTCTTGTTAGATAATGCTTCAGTGAAGTTTGTTTGCTATGCATTGGTTTATTCTTTATAATAAGATGTAAGTTGTTTGAGTCATATCTTTTACAGCTGAAAGCCATGGAAGTATCCTGAAGTTACTTCCAGCAGGCAGGTCTAACAGGCCAGCACTTTATGTTGTTATGTTTCCCTGTGAAATCCAACAGTTGGTTCTGCTGTCATTTTGAGTTTGATAGCCTGTGTGGGGGTTTTAAACGTCCTCATCTGAGAGCACATCGCAAACCAGTGAAGAAGCCCTACTTGCTCACAGCCAGTCTCTTGTGGACTAAAATCATTTAGTCATGTTGATCAATCAAATAGTTTTGGGTGTCAGTTTGTTTAATGATCCTCTGTACGTTTTGTCATTAATTAAGGCAAATCCATACTTTGCCTTGAAGGCTGCGTGAAGTGATGATTATGTTGAGAATAATGAGCAAAGGTTTCGCCTGGAGTAGTTTAGTTCACCAGACTCGGTGTTGAGCTGATACAGATCTCTGACAGTATTCTAAGGTCAGTCCTACATAGATTTAAGGCCCCCGTTCTATATGCTAACATTATAATGATATCTACATGTGTATATGGGGGATGGAGGGGGGCGCCTCAAACCCCACCTCCAGACAAGTTAGTGTCGGAGAAAGAAgttccacctcctctctctcccggctcctccaggctccgGTTGGCCCCGGCCCCGCTGCAGACCTCTGACATTTGAGCATCATGGAGCTCCGTTATACACTAATGATGTTCTGCCTTATTATCCCACTGTGCACTTCGGACACTAATCTGAGCAGTCACTTCGTTTTGGAGCCCTATGATTTCCTCTTCGACGCGGCAGTGGAAGCCTACTATAAGGGGGACTGGCTGTCGGTTATCCTGAACATGGAGAAGGCGCTCAGGAACAAAGCTACGGTCCGCAGCGTGAAGGCTCAGTGCCGGCTGAGCTGCGCCAATCAGACCGCTTTCGGCGATCGTCTGGTCGGCTTGGGAGTTCCCATACCGGGGGCCGGGTCTGTGGAGGACCTGGGCTTCTTCCAGAAAATCCTCAAGCGGGCGGACTGCGTGAACTCCTGCGAAACTGAGAAACTGGGTTCACCAACAATGCACCAGGTCACTGCAGACGTGGAGCTGGAGTTCAACAAGAGGACCCCGTATAATTACCTACAAGTTGCATATTTTAAGGTAACTAACTTAAGTACAGTAGGCAGTCAGTGCTGCCCCCCATCACACAGAGACTTGTCCAGGTGCAACTTCATACTGAACATGCAGACCCACAACAGAGTGAACAACTGTAACACACTTTAGTTGGAATCTCATTCAGGCTTTAACTCAGAGCTGTAAATACCCCAACCCCCCAAAACCAAGGCAGCCATGCCACGTCTCAGGGTGGAGTCAGCTGCGGAGCCTGACGTTAGGACGTCGGTGTTTGGGATCCAGCGGTGGGAAGCGCAGACCTCTAAAGGCTTCTACTCCTGATGAACGCAGACACGCTGAGCTCAAACACAGTCATTCTCTGTGGGCACATTTGAGTAGAGTTAGACTGGCCAAGATAGACAGTTATAcaattttattgtctttgtcaGAGGAACAATTCCACTGTTTTTCTTGGATTGTTATGTGTGCATCGAAAATACTACTCTCAGACAAAACTTGAACACAGCATGAAAAAAGGTGGCGCAGAATGTGAATCTAACTAAACTGTTTGGAAGTGGAATAAATACAACAACTGTGTATTTCTATAATAATTCCGAAGCAAAAAAGCACAACATGACACCAACATATTGTCAGGTATACAGACAGAGTTGGTGATCAAGCTGGCTGCTCAGATTTCTGACCTTTAAAACTCAGCCAGTTTACTGGTCACTGATCTGCAGTTGCTActtcattattgttttaattacaGGCCAGTGAAGGAGAGACAGGCTTGTGTGTAATGAAATAAGCGGTTAGTTCCTGTTAGAGGACCATATAACCTACACATTACTTAATGCCTCTGTAACATTAGGTCTTTGAAACCAAACTCATAATTTTGAAGTCCGTTAAGGGACTGGTTCCCTAAACTTACAGTAGAATACACATTTCATGGACTGATGAAGTTAGGTCACTTCAGTTAAGTGCACACCATCCCTCTGTAGGATTGTGTCCAGCTGCAGAAgctgctgttttcagcaaaaggTCGTTTATGCTGGCTGCCCAGCACCGAATTGCAACTAGCAAGCTGCTAGCAACAAGGTTAGCGACTTGCATAGCTAGGGAACATGGTGGAGCATTTCATTTCTACATCATTTATTGCTCCTTTAACGAAGAGGGCTGGATAAACTGAACCCTGTTtggcagacacacagaaacagaaacgtCACAGGGCAGCAGTGAATTGTCAGTCAGAGAGGATGAGCTGAAGtcctgtgggtttttttttccagatcaATAAGCTGGACAAGGCGGTGGCAGCTGCCAACACATTCTTCCTGGCCAACCCAGATCACATGGAGATGAAACAGAACCTGGAGTACTACAGGATGATGGAAGGAGTACAGGAAGAGGACTTCAAAGATTTGGAGGCCAGGACACACATGGTGAGGGCAAACTCCTCCTCTGATGGGGTTTATGGCATTTTAGTCCTGGTAGCCTTGAGGCCAGTCTTTAGAGgggcttttttcattttgatcaCATCTCAACTTTTGGTTCTGTTTATTTCAGAAATCTGTTTTGTCACATGATTTAATCTctgcagaaaatgtttacatcgTCACATGCCTGCGGTTGCCGCAAATGGCCAACTTTAAAGTTTTCCAGTAGCTTTCTAAATCTTTTGGTCTGCGGTACGATGGCTGTAAAAAGAAGAGTGACATTTGTTGGATAGtaagaataaaaagaaatccTGACACGTCATTCCAAGAACCTTTTGTGCACTTTGTCATTACTGCTGTTACAGTCAATAACATGTCAAGTAGAAGAATTTGAACTCTTAACATCTTAAAAGTATGCCTCCTGTCTAACTTGAAAAACAAGAGCACTAGTAATATTACACGTGTAATGGTGTCCATAAGCCACATTGTTGGATGTCCACATGCTCGCTCCTCAGGCCGAGTTCCTGCTAGGGAAGAGCTATTACAGCGACGACTCATTCGGCTTGGCGGCTGAACACTTCGAAGTGGCGGTAGATGAGTACTTCGCTGCCGATAAGGAATGCAGAGTGCTGTGTGAGGGAGCCTACGACTATGACGGATACAACTACATGGAGTACAACGCTGACCTGTTCCAGACCATGACGGGTGAGACAGCACATCCTTTGGTTTTTGTGCACAGAGTGGATTGATAGGAAAGATGAGAATTTGGTGAAcattgtgtaaatgtgtttgtgtatgtcagACCACTACATGCAGGTACTGAAATGTAAGCAGCAGTGCTCCGTAGAGTTGGCCACAACTGCTGGCAGAAACAAGCCCTTTGAGGACTTCCTCCCCTCGCATTTCAACTACCTGCAGTTCTCCTACTACAACAGTGAGTCCCACTGCCCTTTCTTTTCCAGCCTGTACTGAGTGTACATGCCTTTATCCAATGGATGAAACCCTGAATGTCCAGATATTTACAGCAACACTGATTATGCGTATAGCTGGATATATTGGTTGAATATTATGAGGCAGATCTTTTATGAAGAACAAGATGTGATGAAGGTTCCTCCCTGTAGAGCTTTCACCGTGCTCAGACAAATTGGTGTGCTTCCTTATAATGGCCATCTGGGCCTTCATCAGTGTCACAACTGTGCACTACAGATGCCTCTTAAATAGCAAACACACAGGTGAGCCACGTTAAGGTAACATCACAACTAGCAAGGCAATTTTCTCTTAGGAGCCATTGACCATATAAAATAATGGAAATGGGTTTGTGTAGAACATTTCTGACTTGGTTAATGtgcattataaaatatattcagtgATCACAAGGAACAACTGGACCCTTGATTTTGATCTTCCTTGGAAAACTGACCTGGGTGATTGAGAACCTTTACAGACTTCAATCATCAcagttattaaattatattaaaaaaaacttaagatTTTTAGTATATTCCTTTTTATTAAAGGGTTACTGCAGTGAATAATATTGTACTTCCATAAACATGGAGGAGATTAAAACAGAAGAGGTAAAACtaaagcagcagaggcagagatGTACTGCATTTCCTATATGGAATGGGTCAAGGGGTCTGGACTGGATAGCATTTTATCGAATGTGAATCTTTTCAAATCCCTTATGTAACTAAAGTTAAATTCAAATAATACCTTTCTGACTTTTAAGCCTTATTTTTCACAAGCTATTTGAACCAAATCTGGAATGATCTGTTGTAGAACTGCTGTGAAAGTTTCTGAAACAGGAAGAGATCATTTCTCTAGAGAAGAGTCACCACTCTGTTGGTCTATAAAAAGACACAATCCCGCAGTGATCATGAAGTAGCGTTACAGAGTGGAGACTCTTTGGCTGGCTGCAGACACCAGAGAGCACATCCTCCATTCAACAACCAAAGGTTTCATTTTAGCAGTTATGGAATGAATGTTAATTAGCTACAGCTGGTATAAtctgttttaaacatttaaactggTGAAACTGAAAGGTAGCGGCAGTTAAAAATGAGAAGCAGCTAGCTAGCTGTTGCTAATAAATAACAACAAGGAAGGACAGAAGGTTTGATAAGGGACCCTAGTCAAGCTCCAAAACCACTTCCTTCTTCCCTTTCCATAATGCAGCTCTTCATTAGAAACTTCCCTCTTGGTAAACATCTAAGTCTGTCCAATTCCACACCAAGATGGGACAAAGTTCAtccaaaaaccacagaagacaCCACATGATGAGAAAAGCAAGGATTACACTTTCTGCGTCTGCGAGTACACTAGGGTCCGCCTGACAAAAAAACGTCATCAGAGGGGGCACGCGCAGACACTGTGCGGACGTCCAGGTGCCTCCCGTTTTTTATGATCGGACAGGTCGACTACGCTACAAGGGCACCAACTCCGCATGTGTGGAGTCCACCAAGCTGACAGAAGTAGTCCGCGTCTGTGGTGTCTACGCTCCCGAGTTTTGTGCCCCTTTAACAACAGAGTAAATGGCACCTCCATAATCATATGAATCCTCATAAAATATTGTAATTCTTCAGAACAGCTCACACACAGAGACCTCACACCAGTTGTTCACCCTCCTGCTGCTGTTCCCTCCCTCCAGGTGAGAAGTATGAACAGGCCATAGAGTGTGCTAAGACCTTCCTGTTGTTCCACCCTGACGACGAGGTGATGAACCAGAACCTGGCTTATTATTCTGCCGTGCTGGGTGAAGACAAGGCAGGGACCATATCAGCCAGACAGGTACAGTCCCTCTACCTCAAGCTATATTTAGAAGAGGCTTTTGTTCAAAGCACCTTGTGAGTGCAGTTATTTTTAGCAGTCTATTATGTTAATGCATAACGATCAGCAGAAAATCAGCCCGCATGTGGTGGGAATAAAATAGCCTTTAGCGCTCAGATGTACTGAAAAGAGACATACACAAGCACAGATGGCAAGCTAAAGCACGTAAACGATTGCAGCCTTTTTAAAGAAGAGATAAGTACGATTTTTACTGCCCCAGGCTCTAAATGTCCATATACAACATTTATAGTGCATTAATTGGAATGCTGATCAATAGTAATGACTAAATCATTATTTCCCAGGCTGCTGAGTTTTTCTGGCTTTCACAACTTAACTCACTTTCCAGCCCATGCATAGTTTTGAAAAAAACGGGCCTAAGTCGAGCGTGTCGGATGTTTTTCTACTACTGTTAGTCTCTTTTCCACTGTTGTTTgcacaataaatcacaatcaacagtcaaatagcaCACACGTCTCGTCGGCCTGTGATTGTACGTCGGTATTATATAGcttggaaatagcagccagcgtgcCACGGTGTGTTTATAGCTATAAGCTGACggagttacgctaaatactgtTTCCAgagttgttttaagtttttatcAGTCAGGAGGTTTCTGCATGCAACCGAAGTCGGTCTCGTCCTCTCCAAAATAAACGGACCAGCTGAATACAACAGGTAATACAGCATGTTAATAATCACGTTCctctgatctgcagctcttgtcgttTTCcgtccccatccacactacggcgttttggttttaaaacggagaccttttgctatgtttgcacctcctgtccagactaaaatggcgaaaacgaagacctaaaatggagaagtttgaaaatgctaCCGAccccattttttgttttgaaactccagagagcgttttagtgaagacgggcaaaaacagaggactttagacgcttcacattttattaaaatattctgtactgtgcaaataacaagtatctgcctacacttgtaagTTAacgtgcatgtcgccgtttactttgcgaaGACTCCCAGTTTGTTTTCCGACGCCACAGTcgcttttttatatatatatatatattcatttttatttttattatatatatttttttaatttttttattttaagtcacttttaactcctgtgttacattcagtcccagctcgttattggtccattcaaaataaaatctggtgcgGTTCTTCATCTGTTGtgctttattctttcgccaaatcttctgtaatgACGGAGTacaccatctgcttcatgtttacactggcacacacatgcccagtgtacccgaacggccactagatgtgcgttttcatttgttttaatgtagactGAGATCAGCTCTGATACACAGataaaatgctggtgtggacagagatcgtattcgttttaattcttcttttttaaacgaaaacggagtagtgtggatggggccacAAACGGTTGCgatttaatttgtgtttatttctctgtgctggagttttttaagaacttgatggctttatacagtttgttattaaatttgtaacaaactttaatcatgtgtctcttcattatactcccccACAAAAAAAGTGGTCAagcatagcctatagtttttcattatgttCCAATCAaatccaataataataataataacacatttatttatagttttatatttaagaGTGTTTTcaatcaaagtgctttacaaaaaagtgctttaaaatataaacagtaaaatCTCTAAAATCTGATCTTGTCATAATAcgagctgctgcattctggaccATCTGCAGACCTTGCCATGAGTAAAATTGCCATACCAACGGCCTAATCTTGCTGGTCCAATAGCTATCATTTTGCTTCTAATAACCAGCTCCTCACAGCAGCCAAGCAAGTCAGATGCATTTCCTGCTTTAACTTgcatatatatttgtaaatcatcagcatagcagtgaCATGCCATCCCAAAAGAATGAATGATCTAACCCAATGGCGCTAAGTATGACGAAAACAACAATGGACAGAGGACTGAACCCTGTGGAACCCCATGCTGGAGTGAGGAATAAtcagaaaatgtgttattagaaaacacacattaagATCTTTCTTAAGGTTAGAATGTCAACCACTTAAGCACCTGGTCAGAGATGCCGAAGTATTTCTCAGCCTGTCCAACAGAATACAGTGGTCCACAGTATCAAAAGCTGCGCTAAGATCCAACAAGTCAGCAGCCAACAACAGATCATTTACCACTATGTTTTAAGAGTGCTGTGTTCTGCTGGGTATATTTAATGTCACTGTGTTCTGCACTTAAACATGTAATTGAACATGGTATCTTATGGATATATCTCATTGAGCTATTTTGCAGACTGATGCACTCAGGAGATGCAATCAAGGTCCAATTCATTTTTGACATCCAGGTGGTGAAACTGTACATTCAGCAGTCCATACTGGAAAAAGAGCTGCTCTACTTTGGATATGAAGCCTTCGGAATCACCTTTGTAGATCCAGTGAGTGAATAAATCATTTGTTACCCATCACGTTTCTTATTTGATGCAGTGGTTTCATGCAGCCTGGTATTTGATGCCTTTACTGTCTCTTTGTATTCAGGACACATGGACTCCTGAAGATGTCATGCCTAAGAAACTGAGGGACAAGCAGAAGTAatactgaatgaatgaattaatcaatttttattattgtgtcatgCATATAATTACGCCCAGCCTGCATGGGCTTACAAGAcaccaaaataaatgtaaacaatgtaGCCAGGTCCAGAGTACATCATTTACAGTGTCAAACAATACAGAAGGGAGAAT
Above is a genomic segment from Micropterus dolomieu isolate WLL.071019.BEF.003 ecotype Adirondacks linkage group LG18, ASM2129224v1, whole genome shotgun sequence containing:
- the lg18h1orf50 gene encoding uncharacterized protein C1orf50 homolog produces the protein MCERGVCEVNMDRTVSLPDGPGRTTTVTLVETSSAPSGLDLVSAYQTNRVGDPMDLVALAAQVQKGDDFIKANACNKLTVIADQIRYLQEQARKVLEEAKRDADLHHAACNIVKKPGSMYYLYQRPSGQKYFSIISPEEWGPSCPHPFIGAFKLQHDMSWTPIEEVEKRDSEIAIMDKLLSQQTALPPYTGPNFKGLSE